One Qiania dongpingensis genomic window carries:
- a CDS encoding glycosyltransferase family 2 protein: MKLLSIAVPCYNSQDYMEHCVNSLLPGGDDVEILIVNDGSKDDTADIANRLETEHPGIVRAIHQENAGHGGAVNTGLAHATGLFFKVVDSDDWVDLEAYKKILSFLKTAVMEDRLPDLLLSNYVYEKQGAAHKKIMQYRKYFPTDTYFTWDDVKPLPPTIYILMHSVIYRTAVLRRSGLELPKNTFYVDNLFVFQPMPYVKTLYYIDADFYRYFIGREDQSVNESVMISRLDQQFRVTRLMIDCLEKSGPLFKSRTLCKNMCSYMNIILSISSIMAIKSGTEEHLREKEALWQELKDMNPSLYRKFRYRTLLGITMNLPGKIGRKCSVLAYNVTQKIYGFN, from the coding sequence GTGAAATTATTATCTATCGCAGTGCCCTGTTATAACTCTCAGGACTATATGGAGCACTGTGTAAATTCCCTGCTTCCCGGAGGAGACGATGTGGAAATCCTCATCGTAAACGACGGTTCCAAAGATGATACGGCAGATATCGCAAACCGGCTGGAAACAGAACACCCCGGCATCGTCCGTGCCATCCATCAGGAAAATGCCGGTCACGGCGGCGCGGTGAATACCGGCCTCGCCCATGCCACAGGCTTGTTCTTCAAGGTTGTGGACAGCGATGACTGGGTGGATCTGGAAGCATACAAAAAAATCCTCAGTTTTCTTAAAACGGCAGTCATGGAAGACCGTCTTCCCGATCTGCTGCTGTCCAACTATGTCTATGAAAAACAGGGGGCGGCCCATAAAAAGATCATGCAGTACCGGAAATATTTTCCCACCGATACTTATTTCACCTGGGATGATGTAAAACCGCTTCCTCCCACCATTTACATTCTGATGCATTCCGTCATTTACCGGACGGCTGTCCTCAGGCGCTCCGGGCTGGAGCTCCCGAAAAACACCTTTTATGTGGACAATTTATTTGTATTCCAGCCTATGCCCTACGTAAAGACATTGTATTATATCGATGCAGACTTTTACCGTTACTTTATCGGCAGGGAGGACCAGTCCGTCAATGAATCTGTAATGATCTCACGACTGGACCAGCAGTTCCGAGTGACCCGCCTGATGATCGACTGCCTGGAGAAGTCCGGACCGCTTTTTAAGAGCAGGACACTCTGCAAAAACATGTGTTCCTACATGAACATTATCCTGAGCATCTCATCCATCATGGCCATTAAATCCGGCACAGAAGAGCATCTGCGGGAAAAAGAAGCGTTATGGCAGGAACTAAAGGATATGAACCCATCCCTCTACCGGAAGTTCCGTTACCGGACCCTGCTCGGCATCACCATGAACCTGCCCGGAAAGATCGGCAGGAAATGTTCCGTACTAGCTTATAACGTGACCCAAAAAATATACGGTTTCAATTAA
- a CDS encoding transketolase, with translation MNTLELKKQANEIRKSIVSSVHSAKAGHPGGSLSAAEIFTYLYFEEMNVDPKDPKKPGRDRFVLSKGHTAPGYYAALAHKGFFPVEDLLTLRHLGSYLQGHPCMQHIPGVDMSSGSLGQGISAAVGMAIAGKLDNADYRVYTLLGDGEIQEGQVWEASMLAAHRKLDNLVVIVDNNGLQIDGNIADVNSPYPIDKKFEAFNFHVINIDGHDFEAIRAAFAEAKTVKGQPTAIIAKTVKGKGVSFMENQASWHGTAPNDEQYAIAMADLEKVGEALCQK, from the coding sequence ATGAATACGTTGGAACTCAAAAAACAGGCCAATGAAATTCGCAAGAGCATTGTGTCATCCGTACACAGCGCGAAAGCCGGCCATCCCGGCGGATCTCTTTCCGCTGCAGAGATTTTTACCTATTTGTATTTTGAAGAGATGAATGTGGACCCGAAGGATCCGAAAAAGCCCGGCAGGGACCGTTTTGTACTGTCCAAGGGGCACACGGCTCCCGGATATTATGCGGCACTCGCCCACAAAGGCTTTTTCCCGGTTGAGGATCTTCTGACTCTCCGCCATCTGGGTTCATATCTCCAGGGCCATCCCTGTATGCAGCATATCCCCGGCGTGGATATGTCCAGCGGCTCTTTAGGACAGGGAATCTCCGCAGCCGTCGGCATGGCGATCGCAGGCAAGCTGGACAATGCGGATTATCGTGTATATACACTTCTCGGCGACGGGGAGATCCAGGAAGGGCAGGTATGGGAAGCTTCTATGCTGGCCGCTCACAGAAAGCTGGACAACCTGGTAGTCATCGTGGACAACAACGGCCTTCAGATCGACGGGAACATTGCGGATGTAAACTCTCCCTATCCCATTGATAAGAAATTTGAAGCGTTTAATTTCCATGTGATCAATATTGACGGACATGACTTCGAAGCAATCCGCGCAGCGTTCGCGGAAGCGAAGACGGTAAAAGGACAGCCTACCGCCATTATCGCGAAAACGGTAAAGGGCAAAGGAGTATCCTTTATGGAAAATCAGGCGTCCTGGCATGGAACTGCCCCCAATGACGAGCAGTATGCCATCGCAATGGCAGATTTGGAGAAAGTAGGTGAAGCATTATGTCAGAAATAA
- a CDS encoding transketolase family protein: protein MSEIKKIATRESYGKALAECGAEYKELVVLDADLAGATKTGVFKKAFPERHIDCGIAECNMMGVAAGLATTGKIPFASSFAMFAAGRAFEQIRNSIGYPHLNVKIGATHAGISVGEDGATHQCNEDIALMRTIPGMVVISPADDVEARAAVRAAIEHQGPVYLRFGRLAVPVIHDEASYKFEIGKGVVEREGKDVTIIATGLCVSESLAAAEKLAAEGIDAKVVNIHTIKPLDEDLVAAAAKETGKVVTVEEHSVIGGLGSAVCDALSAKAPTPVLKIGINDTYGESGPAAALIKKYGLDGDSIAEKVKAFVK from the coding sequence ATGTCAGAAATAAAGAAGATCGCGACAAGAGAGAGCTATGGTAAGGCACTGGCAGAATGTGGCGCTGAATATAAGGAACTGGTCGTGCTGGATGCCGACCTGGCCGGCGCTACTAAGACCGGAGTTTTCAAAAAGGCGTTTCCGGAGCGCCATATTGACTGCGGCATCGCAGAATGCAATATGATGGGCGTGGCGGCGGGCCTTGCCACCACAGGGAAGATCCCCTTTGCCAGTTCATTCGCAATGTTTGCGGCGGGCAGAGCCTTTGAGCAGATCCGCAACTCCATCGGGTATCCTCATCTGAATGTGAAGATCGGCGCTACTCATGCCGGCATTTCCGTAGGAGAAGACGGCGCTACCCATCAGTGCAATGAAGACATCGCTCTGATGAGGACGATTCCCGGCATGGTGGTGATCAGCCCGGCGGATGACGTTGAGGCCAGAGCGGCCGTGCGCGCTGCCATAGAGCACCAGGGACCTGTATACCTGAGATTCGGGCGTCTGGCGGTTCCGGTCATCCATGACGAAGCTTCCTATAAATTTGAAATCGGAAAAGGCGTTGTGGAGAGAGAGGGCAAGGATGTGACCATCATCGCCACCGGCCTGTGCGTGAGTGAATCATTGGCCGCTGCTGAAAAACTGGCGGCAGAAGGCATTGACGCCAAGGTCGTCAATATCCATACCATCAAGCCCCTCGATGAAGACTTGGTAGCAGCGGCAGCGAAAGAGACCGGCAAGGTTGTGACTGTTGAGGAGCACTCTGTCATCGGAGGCCTGGGAAGCGCCGTGTGCGACGCTTTGTCCGCGAAAGCGCCGACACCGGTACTGAAGATCGGCATTAACGATACCTATGGAGAATCCGGCCCCGCAGCAGCTCTGATCAAGAAATACGGCCTTGACGGCGACAGCATTGCAGAAAAGGTAAAAGCCTTTGTAAAATAA
- the nifJ gene encoding pyruvate:ferredoxin (flavodoxin) oxidoreductase, producing MGRKMKTMDGNHAAAHASYAFTDVAAIYPITPSSPMAEATDEWATQGRTNIFGQTVQITEMQSEAGAAGAVHGSLSAGALTTTYTASQGLLLMIPNLYKIAGELLPGVFNVSARALASHALSIFGDHSDVYACRQTGAAMLCEGSVQEVMDLTAVAHLAAIKGRVPFINFFDGFRTSHEIQKIEVWDTEDLKDMADMDAIDAFRRRALNPEHPCERGSAQNPDIFFQAREACNSYYNALPAIVEEYMDKVNEKIGTDYKLFNYYGAPDAEHVIVAMGSVCETIEETVDFLNAQGQKTGLVIVRLYRPFCAEKLIEAIPDTVKRISVLDRTKEPGALGEPLYLDVVAALRNTKFHNIDIFTGRYGLGSKDTTPAQIVAVYNNTEKKQFTIGIVDDVTNLSLETGEEISVAPESTISCKFWGLGADGTVGANKNSIKIIGDNTDMYAQAYFDYDSKKSGGVTISHLRFGKDPIKSTYLISKANFVACHNPAYLRKYNMVQDLKDGGTFLLNCPWDMEGLEEHLPGQAKKYIADHNIKLCLIDGIKIGKEIGLGGRINTVLQSAFFKLANIIPEDKAIELMKAAAKATYGRKGDKIVQMNYDAIDRGAKDVKEITVPESWKDAQYEDLSEKVREGREEAVKFVKNIQQSVAAQEGNKLPVSAFVDYVDGSTPNGTAAFEKRGVAVDIPVWNPENCIQCNFCSYVCPHASIRPAVMTEEEAAAAPENMKKVPMTGMPGMFFSMTVDALDCMGCGSCATVCPGKKGAKALTMENMEANADCQKGFEYGLTLPKKPEVLAKFKENTVKGSQFRQPLLEFSGACAGCGETPYAKLITQLFGDRMYIANATGCSSIWGNSSPSTPYTVTPEGKGPAWSNSLFEDAAEFGYGMSLAQNAMRESLKSKVEAAIANSGNADVEAAGKEWLETYSIGALNGAATDKLVAALEACGCEKSKEILKDKDFLAKKSQWIFGGDGWAYDIGFGGVDHVLASGKDINIMVFDTEVYSNTGGQSSKATPTGAIAKFAAGGKDVKKKDLAAIAMSYGYVYVAQIAMGADYNQCVKALAEAEAYPGPSLVIAYAPCINHGIKAGMAKAQLEEKAAVEAGYWFNFRFNPELVEAGKAGFSLDSKAPTGDYKEFLNGEVRYNSLVRANPERAAKLFEAAEEQSKAKYAHLQKLVKLYGVEE from the coding sequence ATGGGAAGAAAAATGAAAACCATGGATGGCAACCATGCAGCGGCTCATGCTTCTTATGCATTTACCGATGTGGCGGCCATCTATCCGATTACCCCTTCATCACCTATGGCAGAAGCCACAGATGAATGGGCGACACAGGGGAGGACAAACATCTTCGGACAGACCGTTCAGATTACAGAAATGCAGTCTGAAGCAGGCGCAGCGGGCGCAGTACACGGCTCTCTGTCGGCAGGTGCTTTGACTACTACCTATACGGCATCTCAGGGTCTGCTGCTTATGATCCCGAACCTTTATAAAATCGCCGGCGAGCTGCTTCCCGGTGTGTTCAATGTATCCGCGCGTGCTCTGGCCAGCCATGCACTTTCTATTTTCGGCGATCACTCCGACGTATATGCATGCCGTCAGACCGGCGCCGCTATGCTTTGTGAAGGCAGCGTGCAGGAGGTCATGGATCTGACTGCAGTAGCTCATCTGGCAGCGATCAAGGGCCGCGTTCCCTTTATCAATTTCTTTGACGGTTTCCGTACCTCTCATGAGATCCAGAAGATCGAGGTTTGGGATACGGAAGATCTGAAGGACATGGCCGACATGGATGCGATCGACGCGTTCAGACGCCGCGCCCTGAATCCTGAGCATCCCTGTGAAAGAGGTTCCGCTCAGAACCCTGATATCTTCTTCCAGGCAAGGGAAGCATGCAACTCTTATTATAATGCGCTTCCTGCCATCGTAGAAGAGTACATGGACAAGGTAAACGAAAAGATCGGCACAGACTATAAGCTGTTCAACTACTACGGCGCTCCGGATGCAGAGCATGTGATCGTTGCGATGGGTTCCGTATGTGAGACCATCGAGGAGACCGTTGATTTCCTGAACGCACAGGGACAGAAGACAGGCCTTGTCATCGTGCGTCTGTACAGACCCTTCTGCGCTGAGAAACTGATCGAGGCGATTCCGGATACCGTTAAGAGGATTTCCGTTCTGGACAGGACAAAAGAGCCCGGCGCACTTGGCGAGCCTTTGTACCTGGACGTGGTTGCTGCCCTCAGGAATACGAAGTTCCACAATATCGACATCTTTACCGGCCGCTATGGTCTGGGCTCCAAGGATACGACCCCTGCTCAGATTGTTGCCGTATACAATAATACAGAGAAAAAACAGTTTACCATCGGCATCGTGGACGACGTGACCAACCTGTCCTTAGAGACCGGAGAAGAGATCAGCGTAGCTCCCGAGAGCACGATCAGCTGTAAGTTCTGGGGCCTTGGCGCGGACGGTACCGTAGGCGCGAACAAGAACTCCATTAAGATCATTGGTGACAATACCGATATGTATGCACAGGCATACTTTGATTATGATTCCAAAAAGTCCGGCGGCGTGACGATCTCCCATCTGCGTTTCGGTAAGGATCCGATCAAGTCCACCTATCTGATCAGCAAAGCGAATTTTGTAGCCTGCCACAATCCTGCTTATCTGAGAAAGTACAACATGGTGCAGGATCTGAAGGACGGCGGAACATTCCTTCTGAACTGCCCTTGGGATATGGAAGGTCTTGAAGAGCATCTGCCCGGACAGGCTAAGAAATATATTGCCGACCACAACATCAAGCTCTGCCTGATCGACGGTATCAAGATTGGCAAAGAGATTGGCCTCGGCGGCCGTATCAATACCGTACTTCAGTCCGCATTCTTCAAGCTTGCCAACATTATCCCTGAGGATAAAGCCATCGAGCTGATGAAGGCCGCTGCAAAGGCTACTTACGGAAGAAAGGGCGACAAGATCGTTCAGATGAACTATGACGCCATCGACCGCGGCGCGAAGGATGTGAAAGAGATCACAGTACCTGAAAGCTGGAAAGACGCTCAGTATGAAGATCTTTCTGAGAAGGTACGTGAAGGAAGAGAAGAAGCCGTTAAATTTGTTAAGAACATTCAGCAGAGTGTAGCGGCTCAGGAAGGCAATAAGCTGCCTGTATCCGCATTCGTGGATTATGTGGACGGCTCCACACCCAACGGAACCGCTGCATTTGAGAAGCGCGGCGTTGCGGTAGACATCCCCGTTTGGAATCCTGAGAACTGTATTCAGTGTAATTTCTGTTCTTATGTGTGTCCTCATGCTTCTATTCGTCCTGCTGTAATGACAGAAGAAGAGGCAGCTGCGGCTCCCGAGAATATGAAGAAGGTTCCTATGACCGGTATGCCCGGCATGTTCTTCTCCATGACCGTGGATGCTCTGGACTGCATGGGCTGCGGCTCTTGTGCGACTGTATGTCCCGGCAAGAAAGGCGCAAAGGCGCTCACCATGGAGAACATGGAAGCCAACGCGGACTGCCAGAAGGGCTTCGAATATGGCCTGACGCTGCCTAAGAAGCCTGAGGTTCTTGCGAAGTTCAAGGAAAATACTGTAAAGGGAAGCCAGTTCAGACAGCCCCTGCTTGAGTTCTCCGGCGCTTGCGCAGGCTGCGGCGAGACTCCTTATGCGAAGCTGATCACTCAGCTGTTCGGAGACAGGATGTATATCGCAAACGCTACCGGCTGTTCTTCAATCTGGGGCAACTCTTCACCGAGTACTCCTTATACCGTGACTCCCGAAGGAAAAGGACCGGCTTGGTCAAACTCCTTATTTGAGGATGCAGCTGAGTTTGGATATGGTATGAGCCTGGCTCAGAATGCCATGAGGGAAAGCCTGAAGAGCAAAGTAGAAGCTGCGATTGCGAACAGCGGCAACGCCGATGTGGAAGCAGCAGGCAAGGAATGGCTGGAGACTTATTCCATCGGCGCACTGAACGGCGCTGCTACGGACAAGCTGGTAGCTGCTCTGGAAGCGTGCGGCTGCGAGAAGTCCAAAGAAATCCTCAAGGATAAGGATTTCCTGGCTAAGAAGTCACAGTGGATCTTCGGCGGTGACGGATGGGCATACGACATCGGATTTGGCGGTGTTGACCATGTTCTGGCCAGCGGCAAGGACATCAACATTATGGTATTCGATACCGAGGTTTACTCCAATACAGGCGGACAGTCTTCCAAGGCTACTCCTACCGGCGCGATCGCCAAGTTTGCGGCGGGCGGCAAGGATGTGAAGAAGAAAGACCTGGCTGCCATCGCCATGAGCTATGGCTACGTGTACGTTGCTCAGATCGCTATGGGCGCGGATTACAATCAGTGTGTAAAGGCTCTGGCAGAAGCAGAAGCTTATCCCGGACCTTCCCTGGTGATCGCATATGCTCCTTGTATCAACCATGGTATCAAGGCCGGCATGGCGAAAGCTCAGCTGGAAGAAAAGGCGGCCGTTGAGGCTGGCTACTGGTTTAACTTCCGTTTCAACCCTGAACTGGTTGAGGCAGGCAAGGCTGGATTCAGCCTGGACAGCAAGGCTCCTACAGGAGACTACAAAGAGTTCCTGAACGGAGAAGTACGTTACAATTCTTTGGTACGTGCAAATCCGGAAAGGGCTGCGAAGCTGTTTGAAGCTGCGGAAGAACAGTCCAAAGCGAAGTACGCTCACCTGCAGAAGCTGGTTAAGCTGTACGGCGTAGAAGAATGA
- a CDS encoding Gfo/Idh/MocA family protein — MIYLATIGSGSIVDLFLDAVEKTEGICCTAVYSRTEERAKEFAKKHGAGSWYSDLDAMLNDKTIDFIYVASPNSLHYDYVKRALTAGKHVICEKPFVGSFKEAEELVRLAGERGLYLFEAITILHMPNYKVVKEWLREIGPVRLVHYNYSQYSSRYDSYLSGKVTNVFDPGYAGGALMDINVYNLHVIADLFGLPETASYFANRGFNGVDCSGTAVLQYDGFVCTCMGAKDCNGKNTGLIEGEKGYILVEEAGNLCGNVKLCLRNGETKRAEYDRNVNRMTYEVEDFVRVYEAGDREACGRWQEESLNVMRILDQLRKNS, encoded by the coding sequence ATGATATATTTGGCGACGATTGGCAGCGGCAGTATCGTGGACCTGTTTTTGGACGCGGTGGAGAAGACGGAGGGCATCTGCTGTACGGCGGTGTATTCCAGGACGGAGGAGAGGGCGAAGGAATTTGCCAAAAAACATGGCGCCGGCAGCTGGTATTCGGATTTGGACGCGATGCTGAACGACAAGACCATTGATTTTATCTATGTGGCGTCTCCCAACAGCCTTCATTACGATTATGTGAAGCGAGCCCTTACGGCAGGGAAACATGTCATCTGTGAAAAACCATTTGTAGGAAGCTTTAAAGAGGCGGAGGAGCTGGTCCGTCTGGCTGGGGAAAGAGGCCTTTATTTGTTTGAGGCCATTACAATCCTCCACATGCCCAACTATAAAGTGGTTAAGGAATGGCTGAGGGAGATCGGCCCGGTGCGTTTGGTACATTACAATTACAGTCAATACTCCAGCCGCTATGATTCATATCTGTCAGGAAAAGTGACCAATGTGTTTGATCCGGGATACGCAGGCGGCGCGCTCATGGATATCAATGTCTATAACCTCCATGTGATCGCGGATCTTTTCGGGTTACCAGAAACGGCTTCTTATTTTGCAAACCGCGGCTTTAACGGCGTCGACTGCTCAGGAACAGCTGTGCTACAGTACGACGGATTCGTATGTACCTGCATGGGAGCAAAGGACTGTAACGGAAAAAATACCGGGCTGATAGAAGGGGAAAAAGGATATATCCTGGTGGAAGAAGCGGGGAATCTGTGCGGAAATGTGAAGCTTTGCCTCAGGAACGGGGAAACAAAGCGCGCAGAATATGACAGAAATGTAAACAGGATGACCTATGAAGTGGAGGACTTTGTAAGAGTTTATGAAGCCGGAGACCGGGAGGCCTGCGGCAGATGGCAGGAGGAGAGCCTGAACGTGATGCGGATCCTGGATCAGCTCCGTAAAAATAGCTGA
- a CDS encoding aldo/keto reductase codes for MNLSFQSVIRLNNGVEIPRLGFGVWQAKNGEEAENAIGYALEAGYRHIDTAAVYGNEESVGRAMKKSGLKRNEIFLTTKLWNADQREHRQMKAFEESLARLDTDYVDLYLVHWPVGGCISETWKVMEEIYRSGRARAIGVSNFKIYQLEELLMGAEICPAVDQMEFNPCMQDNELLAFCRERGIAFEAWSPLGSGAFTRDNTAVQIGKKYGKSGPQVILRWILQKDIIVFPKSVHKNRIEENRNLFDFELTEEECALLDAMNCGKRTGPDPDCVDF; via the coding sequence ATGAATTTATCATTTCAGTCAGTCATCCGGCTGAACAACGGCGTGGAGATTCCTCGTCTCGGGTTTGGCGTGTGGCAGGCAAAAAACGGAGAAGAAGCAGAAAATGCCATTGGATATGCTCTGGAAGCGGGCTATCGGCACATTGACACGGCGGCGGTTTACGGAAATGAAGAAAGCGTCGGGCGGGCCATGAAAAAAAGCGGGCTTAAAAGGAATGAGATATTCCTGACCACGAAGCTTTGGAACGCGGATCAGAGAGAACACCGGCAGATGAAAGCCTTTGAGGAAAGCCTGGCGCGCCTGGATACGGATTATGTGGATCTGTATCTGGTCCACTGGCCGGTGGGAGGATGTATTTCTGAGACCTGGAAGGTTATGGAGGAGATTTACAGGAGCGGCCGCGCCAGAGCCATCGGAGTGTCCAATTTTAAAATCTATCAGTTGGAGGAACTGCTTATGGGGGCGGAGATCTGTCCGGCTGTCGATCAGATGGAGTTCAATCCCTGCATGCAGGACAACGAGCTGCTGGCATTTTGCCGGGAAAGGGGAATTGCTTTTGAAGCTTGGAGCCCTTTAGGAAGCGGCGCTTTTACTCGGGATAACACAGCGGTGCAGATTGGAAAAAAATACGGAAAGAGCGGGCCGCAGGTGATTCTGCGTTGGATCTTGCAAAAAGACATCATCGTATTTCCCAAATCTGTTCATAAAAACAGGATTGAAGAGAACAGGAATCTATTTGACTTTGAACTGACGGAAGAGGAATGTGCTCTTCTGGATGCTATGAACTGCGGAAAACGGACGGGCCCTGATCCGGACTGCGTAGATTTTTGA
- a CDS encoding transaldolase family protein, whose translation MKLFADTADMAELTELEEMGLLAGITTNPSLSSKEGADVVETISKLSRRFPNIPVLAQVVAVTKEEIMEQAKSIRSAGDNVVVKVPATAEGIKAIRALKEMGIKTCATTILTSAQAMLCAHAGAAYVAPYTGQNDCIGYHGLDTLQEIAEVFASSDYETEILAASIEKPQEFVDYAVHGADITTAPYHVFMDVFQMPMPLTQYYIDNFYRDWTANGAYLKGK comes from the coding sequence ATGAAGTTATTCGCTGACACTGCCGATATGGCAGAACTGACTGAACTGGAAGAAATGGGGCTTCTGGCCGGAATCACCACAAACCCGTCCCTTTCTTCCAAAGAAGGCGCCGATGTCGTGGAAACCATTTCAAAGCTTTCCAGGCGCTTCCCCAACATTCCGGTGCTGGCGCAGGTCGTCGCCGTCACCAAAGAGGAGATCATGGAACAAGCAAAGAGTATCCGAAGCGCCGGAGACAATGTGGTAGTCAAAGTCCCCGCCACCGCAGAAGGAATCAAAGCCATACGTGCCTTAAAGGAAATGGGCATCAAGACCTGTGCTACTACCATCCTGACCTCAGCCCAGGCCATGCTCTGCGCCCATGCCGGAGCTGCTTACGTAGCCCCTTATACCGGACAAAATGACTGTATCGGCTATCATGGGCTGGACACTCTCCAGGAGATCGCGGAGGTGTTTGCGTCCTCGGACTATGAAACGGAAATCTTGGCAGCCTCCATTGAAAAACCTCAGGAATTTGTGGATTACGCAGTCCATGGAGCCGATATCACCACAGCGCCTTATCATGTATTCATGGATGTGTTCCAGATGCCCATGCCGCTGACCCAGTACTATATTGACAATTTCTACAGGGACTGGACCGCGAACGGCGCTTATTTAAAAGGAAAATAA
- a CDS encoding DeoR/GlpR family DNA-binding transcription regulator, translating into MNAETRQIAIYDMIKSNKEMSVNTLAQCFGVSAMTIRRDLEQLERSKLIERAYGKAQIADESKTELSFNLRKSMNLTYKQKIAMDAANFITERDVRSIYVDGSSTAMELLKVLPPNRSMTVFTNSVFALNLLQPKTWIDTFIIGGFLNREVSSMDDITSVDLCKQIYVDATFTSCSDISADGMFNNGTTGTQIRRIMMKNSQHNYLLADHTKFNSRGVFLLNTWDKVDTLITDEKPDAAFLTAVQKYGVSVIW; encoded by the coding sequence GTGAATGCAGAAACCAGACAGATAGCGATTTACGACATGATAAAGTCCAACAAAGAAATGTCCGTGAATACTCTGGCACAGTGCTTTGGCGTATCCGCCATGACAATCCGGAGAGACTTGGAGCAGCTGGAACGCTCAAAGCTCATCGAACGCGCCTATGGGAAGGCGCAGATTGCAGACGAAAGCAAGACCGAGCTTTCATTCAACCTGCGTAAATCCATGAATCTCACCTACAAGCAGAAAATTGCTATGGATGCCGCCAACTTTATCACCGAGCGTGATGTAAGAAGCATTTATGTAGACGGCAGCTCTACAGCTATGGAGCTTTTAAAGGTTTTGCCGCCCAATCGTTCCATGACCGTATTTACCAACAGTGTTTTTGCCCTGAACCTTCTCCAGCCGAAGACCTGGATCGATACCTTCATCATTGGAGGGTTTCTGAACCGTGAAGTATCGTCTATGGATGATATAACTTCCGTTGATCTCTGTAAGCAGATCTATGTGGATGCCACCTTCACTTCCTGCAGCGACATTTCTGCGGACGGCATGTTTAATAACGGCACCACCGGCACCCAGATCCGCCGGATCATGATGAAAAATTCTCAGCACAACTATCTGTTGGCAGACCATACTAAATTTAACTCCAGGGGAGTTTTCCTTCTCAATACCTGGGATAAGGTCGATACTCTGATCACAGATGAAAAACCGGACGCCGCCTTCCTGACAGCAGTCCAAAAGTACGGAGTTTCTGTCATCTGGTAA
- a CDS encoding sugar phosphate isomerase/epimerase family protein, whose product MKQSVITGSMGILGDRFVFEGYKEDCSFAEKAKKLAEIPGIQGLEISSGGEEADGKETKRILEDLNLKCACINVAIAGRRDLGKGSLANPDPALRRKAIDICKRASDYAAEMGAEVINIWPGQDGFDYALCTDYSRLYHDFLDGAVEVADHNPDVKVALEFKPREPRNRSLVDTYGTALLMCAEGGRKNLGVSVDVGHVLYANANMAAAVQACAERGRLFHMHTNDCLGYWDDDMILGSVRFIEYIELCYVLRKVKYDGWCSVDIFPSREDSFACAEESILYLDMFDKMVDKIGMENIEECIRRGDAAYASKIVREKVFLSK is encoded by the coding sequence ATGAAACAAAGCGTAATTACAGGATCCATGGGTATCCTCGGTGACAGATTCGTATTTGAAGGGTACAAGGAGGACTGTTCCTTCGCGGAGAAGGCAAAAAAACTGGCGGAGATTCCCGGCATCCAGGGGCTTGAGATCTCCTCAGGCGGAGAGGAAGCAGACGGAAAAGAAACAAAAAGAATCTTGGAAGATCTGAACCTGAAATGCGCCTGTATCAATGTGGCCATCGCGGGCAGGAGAGATTTGGGGAAAGGCTCTCTGGCCAATCCAGATCCGGCGCTCCGCCGGAAAGCCATCGATATCTGCAAACGGGCATCCGACTATGCGGCAGAGATGGGAGCGGAGGTCATCAACATCTGGCCGGGGCAGGATGGATTTGACTACGCGCTCTGTACGGATTACAGCAGGCTTTATCACGATTTCCTGGACGGAGCGGTGGAAGTCGCCGACCATAATCCAGACGTGAAGGTGGCGCTGGAGTTCAAGCCCAGGGAGCCCAGGAACCGTTCTCTGGTGGATACATACGGAACGGCCCTTCTGATGTGTGCGGAGGGAGGGAGAAAGAACCTGGGCGTGTCCGTGGACGTGGGGCATGTGCTCTATGCCAACGCCAATATGGCCGCGGCAGTACAGGCCTGTGCGGAAAGAGGACGCCTCTTCCACATGCATACCAATGACTGTTTGGGTTATTGGGACGACGACATGATCCTGGGGTCGGTCCGGTTTATTGAATACATAGAGCTCTGCTACGTGTTGAGAAAGGTAAAATATGACGGCTGGTGTTCCGTAGACATCTTCCCCAGCCGTGAAGATTCCTTCGCCTGTGCGGAAGAGAGTATTCTGTACCTCGATATGTTCGACAAGATGGTGGATAAGATCGGCATGGAGAATATAGAAGAATGTATCAGGCGGGGAGACGCGGCCTACGCCTCTAAAATAGTCCGTGAAAAGGTGTTCCTTTCAAAATGA